The proteins below are encoded in one region of Paraburkholderia phenazinium:
- a CDS encoding flippase: MDKGILKNVGINFFGLVLPTFVSLVTVPSYIRLLGVERYGVIALVWTLIGYFSILDLGMSMAAQNHISKALASKDSDECARVFWSATWLNLVTGIIGGLIIYFGAFLYTAYFSKVSPALQHEVYMALPWLAIAIPIANLSWVFGGAINGAERFGVYNTNQTLGTFAFQLLPLGVAWWMGPSLQNVLAAAVVARLFAALLLGRSALKVLNLRRILPPQLGVAKGLFNFGGWMLVTSVAFMVADTLDKVFLGTALGARFVTFYTVPQNLVTRLNIVPTALGRTLFPRLSAVGRDHADQIAQQSLEFLNGAFTPIALGAIFVLGPFLHIWVGNEIATIAAPVGRILIVTVWLVGQANVSRIMIQSQVNPAVAARVGLLELPVYAAGLWFGIKYFGLTGAAVAVGGRALLDYGVLLWLSAVRARPIVLDMLPHLAFLLASLWLAGAVPSLSLAIVAGTVVAAVNVAWSITSTPALRDLARSLLLRLNPRKSA; the protein is encoded by the coding sequence ATGGACAAAGGCATTCTCAAGAACGTAGGCATCAATTTTTTCGGCCTGGTGTTGCCGACCTTCGTTTCGCTCGTGACAGTGCCGTCGTATATCCGGCTGCTGGGCGTTGAGCGCTATGGCGTGATTGCCCTCGTGTGGACCTTGATCGGCTATTTCTCGATTCTCGATCTCGGCATGAGCATGGCGGCGCAAAACCATATCTCGAAGGCGCTCGCTTCGAAAGACTCGGACGAGTGCGCGCGCGTGTTCTGGAGTGCCACCTGGCTGAATCTGGTGACGGGCATTATCGGCGGCCTGATCATTTATTTCGGCGCATTTCTCTACACCGCCTATTTCAGCAAAGTTTCGCCGGCATTGCAGCACGAGGTCTACATGGCGCTGCCGTGGCTCGCGATTGCGATTCCGATTGCCAACCTCTCGTGGGTGTTTGGCGGCGCGATCAACGGCGCCGAACGCTTTGGCGTCTACAACACCAACCAGACGCTCGGCACCTTCGCGTTTCAGCTGCTGCCTTTAGGTGTGGCGTGGTGGATGGGGCCGAGCTTGCAGAACGTACTGGCCGCCGCGGTGGTGGCGCGTCTGTTCGCCGCGCTGCTGCTCGGACGCTCTGCCTTGAAGGTGCTGAATCTGCGGCGCATCCTGCCGCCGCAACTCGGTGTGGCCAAGGGGCTGTTCAATTTCGGCGGCTGGATGCTGGTGACGAGCGTCGCTTTTATGGTGGCCGATACGCTCGACAAGGTGTTTCTCGGCACCGCCCTCGGCGCTCGCTTCGTGACCTTCTACACGGTGCCGCAGAACCTCGTGACGCGCCTGAATATCGTGCCCACCGCGTTGGGGCGCACGTTGTTTCCGCGTCTGTCCGCCGTCGGCCGCGATCACGCGGACCAGATTGCGCAACAGTCGCTCGAGTTTCTCAACGGCGCCTTTACGCCGATTGCGCTGGGCGCGATTTTCGTGCTCGGCCCATTCCTGCATATCTGGGTCGGCAATGAGATTGCCACGATCGCCGCCCCTGTGGGCCGCATCCTGATTGTCACGGTATGGCTGGTCGGCCAGGCCAACGTGAGCCGCATCATGATCCAGTCGCAGGTCAATCCGGCGGTGGCGGCGCGCGTCGGCCTGCTCGAATTGCCGGTTTATGCCGCCGGCCTGTGGTTCGGCATCAAGTACTTCGGTCTGACGGGAGCGGCGGTGGCCGTCGGCGGCCGCGCGCTGCTCGACTACGGCGTGCTGCTGTGGCTGTCGGCGGTTCGTGCCCGGCCGATCGTGCTCGACATGCTCCCCCATCTCGCGTTCTTGCTGGCAAGCCTGTGGCTTGCGGGCGCCGTGCCTAGTCTCTCGCT